A genomic window from Lactobacillus sp. ESL0677 includes:
- a CDS encoding reductase, producing MLIECKSDKEKVAMGLLSYLKDFKNLANLKDEINLNKTSSEFQLYLYRENNANFIGVIGTQNDANFIIIRYLSFAPDYRSPKYEAEAVRELAASNPNKRVMALPDWTHLLKYLTENKNHE from the coding sequence ATGTTAATTGAATGTAAAAGTGATAAGGAAAAGGTTGCCATGGGCCTTTTGTCTTACCTAAAGGATTTTAAAAATCTTGCCAACCTAAAAGATGAAATCAACTTAAATAAAACCAGTTCAGAATTTCAGCTTTACTTGTATCGCGAAAATAATGCCAATTTTATTGGGGTCATTGGGACGCAGAATGATGCGAATTTTATTATTATTCGGTATCTTTCGTTTGCCCCCGATTATCGTAGTCCCAAGTACGAGGCAGAGGCAGTCCGTGAATTAGCGGCTAGCAATCCTAATAAACGGGTGATGGCTCTGCCTGACTGGACCCACTTACTTAAATATTTAACAGAAAATAAAAACCATGAGTGA